From a region of the Corallococcus coralloides DSM 2259 genome:
- a CDS encoding metalloenzyme has protein sequence MRVAVLFIDGVGIGRKDPAVNPLADRDHLLSWFQDAPVPALPHGGMGLPVDPTFGVPGRPQSASNQTAILTGDPAPVLVGGHVLGYPNTALKDLLAERSIVRRLKAAGRTATFANAYPAPYLDALGVPRRPSTSPPEFTLSERHARKVRPSAAKLAFAAGGEALRTLDDARAGDGLTHDITGDAARAHGLDVPHRTPGEAAALFWRIAGQADFTFFEHYLADEAGHAQDFTAARLALDTFDAFLRAVAATRPSDARVLVCSDHGNVEDLSVRGHTVHAVPMLYFGPSAPEVASFSTVADVGRAVIRWLGAN, from the coding sequence GTGCGCGTCGCGGTCCTGTTCATCGACGGGGTGGGCATCGGACGGAAGGACCCGGCCGTGAACCCGCTCGCGGACCGCGACCACCTCCTGTCCTGGTTCCAGGACGCCCCCGTCCCCGCCCTGCCCCATGGCGGCATGGGCCTTCCGGTGGACCCCACCTTCGGCGTACCCGGCCGGCCCCAGTCCGCCTCCAACCAGACGGCCATCCTCACCGGTGACCCCGCCCCCGTCCTCGTGGGCGGCCACGTGCTGGGCTACCCCAACACCGCCCTGAAGGATTTGCTCGCGGAGCGCTCCATCGTGCGGCGCCTCAAGGCCGCGGGCCGCACCGCCACCTTCGCCAACGCGTACCCCGCGCCGTACCTGGACGCGCTCGGCGTTCCCCGGCGCCCGTCCACGTCCCCGCCGGAGTTCACCCTGTCGGAGCGCCACGCGCGCAAGGTGCGCCCCTCGGCCGCGAAGCTCGCCTTCGCCGCGGGAGGCGAAGCGCTGCGCACGCTGGACGACGCGCGGGCCGGCGACGGCCTCACCCACGACATCACCGGCGACGCCGCTCGCGCGCACGGACTGGACGTGCCCCACCGCACGCCCGGCGAAGCCGCGGCCCTGTTCTGGCGCATCGCGGGACAGGCGGACTTCACCTTCTTCGAGCACTACCTCGCCGACGAGGCCGGCCACGCCCAGGACTTCACGGCCGCCCGCCTGGCGCTCGACACCTTCGACGCCTTCCTGCGCGCCGTGGCGGCCACCCGGCCCTCGGATGCACGGGTGTTGGTGTGCAGTGACCACGGCAACGTGGAGGACCTGTCGGTTCGAGGACACACCGTGCACGCCGTGCCCATGCTCTACTTCGGTCCCTCCGCCCCGGAGGTAGCGTCGTTCTCCACCGTCGCGGACGTGGGTCGCGCGGTGATCCGCTGGCTCGGGGCCAACTAG
- a CDS encoding alpha amylase C-terminal domain-containing protein, with translation MTDSKINRPKLSSTPATGSTTPNAAALAERQKAAAAKAAAAKRNQSGFESTPAAGARAPVAGTGNLARSANASALLGAAPTSAVKNGATVANPTTRTITFTYDAGPHAALTNPKLKGSWDADGRYNAQWSSGGIPMKPLGNGKYEATVKVADDGLAHNWEWGVSVDGPSGKDQWAVMGEGNLKLDLSKPTASYSPTTYHTMGAQKSGQDVNFKFWAPDARAVQVKVTDKEGREQRIPMTRDEGGNWTTQAKGAWSQMEGKAYVYEVVDSTGAVSDRPDPYARRMMGEQRGLDRLYLDPTRGKEVDRYFTGATGLMRFDIDSAEDADSAYLVLKDGDGNPLNKQQLQERLGKFDDTLIDKLRGGKFNDFWSRNVTDDGRIKMTNQAGAWTTLVNDPDKLVGLRYEFQVFDKDAQGKLHLRDDVNNDGKLSDVERRASTENDPWSNLITKGSGVDFRGSILTDPTTFQFKNDDVPREKDPSKWVVYQAHVGSFMGEAGNANRSTMEDMIKKLDYFKELGVTTLELLPTNEVEGPRNWGYLGVNSLATESSFGFEDENGQWVEGDEALKRFIDEAHGKGLNVVSDVVYNHVFGDHNGLWNVGGPSNPYFNWSKQPGQFEQRDTPWGAVPAYNTPQVKQLFVDHAVQQIAELKFDGLRFDFTEPIKGTGGKDGWEMLREINRQVHFLNPNAWTVAEQFDYEPDISRPAKSDGTGGGFDAQWYTEFQHRLVRDNSKPGLIQAAARGMKTDVDAFVNLMTNPRGLDGWKHALSIISNHDEVGNAERTLDTAEGANPTDFPDNWSRGAARFAAGIGMAGPGIPMFFQGDEFGAQNSFKWGNPSTWDSDWSWQDIGKGVDFGKVTFNDTTKATYERLFELSPDARAKDSAYKAFSADDKKLFAEVAALPASERRDAMIDITRRQSFNFYKDSIGLRNSSDAFSAAAEVKRVYTHNDDSVMAFTRKSGNEEFLVVGSLNKKNLEGYSLPLPPGQWKEVLNSDAAVYGGGNFGNYGATLNGGNTPVNIPAGGYVVMKKVG, from the coding sequence GTGACTGATTCCAAAATCAACCGCCCGAAACTCTCCTCGACCCCCGCCACGGGTAGCACCACTCCCAACGCCGCCGCGCTGGCCGAGCGGCAGAAGGCCGCCGCCGCGAAGGCCGCCGCCGCGAAGCGCAACCAGTCTGGCTTCGAATCCACGCCCGCGGCCGGCGCCCGCGCCCCGGTGGCTGGCACCGGCAACCTGGCCCGCTCCGCCAACGCGAGCGCGCTCCTGGGTGCCGCGCCCACGTCCGCGGTGAAGAACGGCGCGACGGTGGCGAACCCCACCACCCGCACCATCACCTTCACGTACGACGCGGGCCCGCACGCGGCGCTCACCAACCCGAAGCTCAAGGGCAGCTGGGACGCGGACGGCCGCTACAACGCGCAGTGGTCCTCTGGCGGCATCCCCATGAAGCCGCTGGGCAACGGCAAGTACGAGGCCACGGTGAAGGTGGCGGACGACGGCCTGGCCCATAACTGGGAGTGGGGCGTCAGCGTGGACGGCCCGTCCGGCAAGGACCAGTGGGCGGTGATGGGCGAGGGCAACCTCAAGTTGGATCTGTCCAAGCCCACCGCGTCCTACTCGCCCACGACGTACCACACGATGGGTGCGCAGAAGTCCGGCCAGGACGTGAACTTCAAGTTCTGGGCGCCGGACGCGCGGGCCGTGCAGGTGAAGGTGACGGACAAGGAGGGCCGCGAGCAGCGCATCCCCATGACGCGCGACGAGGGCGGCAACTGGACCACGCAGGCCAAGGGCGCGTGGTCGCAGATGGAGGGCAAGGCCTACGTCTACGAAGTGGTGGACTCCACGGGCGCCGTGAGCGACCGGCCGGACCCCTACGCGCGCCGGATGATGGGCGAGCAGCGCGGCCTGGACCGGCTCTACCTGGACCCCACGCGCGGCAAGGAGGTGGACCGCTACTTCACCGGCGCCACCGGCCTGATGCGCTTCGACATCGACAGCGCGGAGGACGCGGACAGCGCGTACCTCGTCCTCAAGGACGGCGACGGCAACCCGCTCAACAAGCAGCAGCTCCAGGAGCGCCTGGGCAAGTTCGACGACACCCTCATCGACAAGCTGCGCGGCGGGAAGTTCAACGACTTCTGGTCGCGCAACGTCACCGACGACGGCCGCATCAAGATGACCAACCAGGCCGGCGCGTGGACGACGCTCGTCAACGACCCGGACAAGCTGGTGGGCCTGCGCTACGAGTTCCAGGTGTTCGACAAGGACGCGCAGGGCAAGCTGCACCTGCGCGACGACGTGAACAACGACGGCAAGCTGTCCGACGTGGAGCGCCGGGCGTCCACGGAGAACGACCCCTGGAGCAACCTCATCACCAAGGGCAGCGGCGTGGACTTCCGCGGCTCCATCCTCACCGACCCCACGACGTTCCAGTTCAAGAACGACGACGTCCCGCGTGAGAAGGATCCGTCCAAGTGGGTGGTGTACCAGGCCCACGTGGGCAGCTTCATGGGCGAGGCGGGCAACGCCAACCGCTCCACCATGGAGGACATGATCAAGAAGCTGGATTACTTCAAGGAGCTGGGCGTCACCACGCTGGAGCTGTTGCCCACCAACGAGGTGGAGGGCCCGCGCAACTGGGGCTACCTGGGCGTCAACAGCCTGGCCACGGAGAGCTCCTTCGGCTTCGAGGACGAGAACGGCCAGTGGGTGGAGGGCGATGAGGCCCTCAAGCGCTTCATCGACGAGGCCCACGGCAAGGGCCTGAACGTGGTGTCGGACGTCGTCTACAACCACGTCTTCGGCGACCACAACGGCCTGTGGAACGTGGGCGGCCCCAGCAACCCCTACTTCAACTGGTCCAAGCAGCCCGGCCAGTTCGAGCAGCGCGACACCCCGTGGGGCGCCGTGCCCGCGTACAACACGCCGCAGGTGAAGCAGCTCTTCGTGGACCACGCCGTGCAGCAGATCGCCGAGCTGAAGTTCGACGGCCTGCGCTTCGACTTCACGGAGCCCATCAAGGGCACGGGCGGCAAGGACGGCTGGGAGATGCTCCGGGAGATCAACCGCCAGGTGCACTTCCTCAACCCCAACGCGTGGACCGTGGCGGAGCAGTTCGACTACGAGCCGGACATCTCGCGCCCGGCGAAGTCGGACGGCACGGGCGGCGGCTTCGACGCCCAGTGGTACACGGAGTTCCAGCACCGGCTGGTGCGCGACAACAGCAAGCCGGGCCTCATCCAGGCCGCCGCGCGCGGGATGAAGACGGACGTGGATGCGTTCGTGAACCTGATGACGAACCCGCGCGGCCTGGACGGCTGGAAGCACGCGCTGTCCATCATCTCCAACCACGACGAGGTGGGGAACGCGGAGCGCACCCTGGACACCGCGGAGGGCGCGAACCCCACCGACTTCCCGGACAACTGGTCGCGCGGCGCCGCCCGCTTCGCCGCCGGCATCGGCATGGCCGGCCCCGGCATCCCCATGTTCTTCCAGGGTGACGAGTTCGGCGCCCAGAACTCCTTCAAGTGGGGCAACCCGTCCACCTGGGACAGCGACTGGAGCTGGCAGGACATCGGCAAGGGCGTGGACTTCGGCAAGGTGACGTTCAACGACACCACCAAGGCCACCTACGAGCGCCTCTTCGAGCTGTCCCCGGACGCGCGCGCGAAGGACAGCGCGTACAAGGCCTTCTCCGCGGATGACAAGAAGCTGTTCGCGGAAGTGGCCGCGCTGCCCGCCTCCGAGCGCCGGGACGCGATGATCGACATCACCCGCCGGCAGTCCTTCAACTTCTACAAGGACTCCATCGGCCTGCGGAACAGCAGCGACGCCTTCAGCGCCGCGGCCGAGGTGAAGCGCGTCTACACCCACAACGACGACAGCGTGATGGCCTTCACGCGCAAGTCGGGCAACGAGGAGTTCCTCGTGGTGGGCAGCCTCAACAAGAAGAACCTGGAGGGCTACTCGCTGCCGCTGCCCCCGGGCCAGT